The Brevundimonas sp. SORGH_AS_0993 genome segment CAACCAGCCCATGTAGTCGTTCAATCCGCTGGCGGCGCCCAATACAGGCTCCAGATTGCCGAGCCGGTGCGGACGCCCGTGCACGCCGACGTCCCAGGCCCAGCCGGGCTTGCCCATCGCCTGCATGAGGCGCTTTACCCCGGCCCCCGGCCCCGACATGCCGGAATGGGCGTCGCGGTAGCGGATGCCGGGCGTCGGCATGTCGACCGTGAAGACCAGCGCCTGCGCGCCCGCCTCTTTCGCCCGTGCGAGCAGGTCCCGCATGAAGCCGCGGTCACGGATGACATAGAGCTGGAACCACAACGGCCCGTCCGACGCCGCCGCGCGCAATTCCGTCATTCCGCAGATGCCGACGGTCGACAGCGTGAAGGGCACGCCGTGCCTATGCGCGCCCCGCGCCGCCTGGGTTTCGCCGCGCCGACGGAACATGCCGGCGATGCCGACCGGCCCCAGGGCCACCGGCAGCGGCTGTTCGTGGCCGAACAGCGTCGTGCGGAGGTCGATGGACGCCACGTCCTGCAACACGCGCTGACGCAGCACCGTCGCGTGCAGGTCGTCGACGTTGCGGCGGCAGGTGATCTCCGAAAAGGCGCCGCCGTCGGCATAGTCGAACAGGAAACGCGGCAGCCGTCGGCGCGCGGCGATGCGGAAATCGTCCAGGGATGCGATGATCGTCATCGGGCGGCTCAGGCCATGGTCCAGCCGCCGTCGATCGCCATCAGGCTACCGGTGACATAGCCGCTTTCGTCGGATGCGAGATACAGGGCCAGGGCGGCGATCTCCTCGGCGGAGCCGATCCGGCCCATCGGCTGACGCGAGATGAAGGCGGCGCGGGCGGCCTCGGCGTCGCCGGTCGCGGCGAGCCGCTGGTCCAGCGACGGCGACTGCACGGTGCCGGGGCAGATCGCGTTGCAGCGGATGCCCTGTCCCACATAGTCCACCGCGACCGATCGCGTCAGGCCGCCCAGCGCGCCCTTGGAAACGCAATAGGCGAAGCGGTTGGGAACGCCGATCATCGTCCCCGCGACCGACGCGACATTGACGATCGATCCGCCGCCCGCGGCGATCATGCCGGGCAGGAAGGTGCGGATCATCCGCATGGCGGCGTCGACGTTCAGGTCGAACGACAGGCGATAGCCCCGCTCTCCGGTCGAGAGCAGGTCGCCGGCGTCGACATAGCCGGCGCAATTGACCAGCACGTCGATCGTCCCGATCTCCGCACCCAATGCGTCGACCGCCGCCGCGTCGAGCAGGTCGACGACCTTCGTTCGGCATCCCGCCAGCGTCGCCAGCGCCTCCGCCTGCACGTCCAGCGCGATCACCTCCGCGCCTTCGCGCAGGAACATATCCGCCGTCGCGCGGCCGATTCCCTGCGCCGCCCCGGTTACGAGGGCGCGCTTGCCCGCCAGTCTGTTCATATCCTGTCCTTGTTCGATAGATGATCGCTCTGCCGGAAGACGCGATGCGCCACCGGCCAGGGTTCGCCATCGGCGAATGGGGCCCGTTGAAGCTCGGCCATGCGGGCCTGCCATGCGATGAGTTCGGGATGCTCGCGCTCGATCCGCTGCAGGCCCTCCGCATCGAAATCCTCGGCCAGCGTCAGGATCATGACCAAGCGGTGGCCGGCCCGGAATATCTCCATCTCGACGATCCCGTGACGATGCTGCGCCTCCACGACCGCGACCGGCGTGCGGCCCGCGCGGTGCGCCTCGTCATAGGCCGCGATCGCCGCGGCGTCGGTGGCGAGGTCCATGATGCGGACCACCCGTTGCGTTCGCATCGCTCAGTCCTTCATGCCGTAGAATGCGGCCGCCGCGCCGCGAAAGAGGCGATCCCGAGCGGCGCCGTGCAGGCCGGCAAGCCGGTCTGCGTCCGCCATCCATTGCGTGAAATCGTCCCCCGACAGACGCAGCACCGGCCAGTCGCTGCCCCACATCAACCGATCGCCGAAGCAGGCGAGCAGATGGTCGACATAAGGGCGCAACGGGTCCGCCGGAGCGCCGGCCGGCTGTTCGGTGCGCAGCCCCGACAGCTTGCACCATGCGCCGCGATCCGCGAGGGCGGCGATCTGCGCCCGCCACGGATCGACCAGGCCCTGGGCGATGAAGGGTTTCGCCGCATGGTCGATCACGACCGGAAGATCCGGCCAGCGATCCATGAATCTGGCCAGCATCGGCAGATGCCGGGGCTGCGCGAGCGCATCGAAGCGCAGGCCATGTCGCCGCATCGCCTCGATCGCAGGCACCAGCGCCGGGTCGAGCAGCCAGTCGGTGTCGGCGATGGACTGCAGCATCGGTCGCAACCCGCGCAGTTTGGGCGCGGCCGCGAGCGTGGCGATCCTGTCCGGCGCCTGCGGCGACGCGAGATCGACCCATCCGACGACGGCGCCGACGACAGGGCTCGTCTCCGCCACGGCCAGCATCCAGTCGGTGTCGGCGTCGGTCGGCTGCGACTGGACCAGAACGCCGGCGGCCAGCCGGACGTCGCCAGCGGCGGCGATCAGGTCGTCCATGGCGAAATCACGGTGGATCGACGGTTCCGCAACGGTCGGCCACTGGTGCCCAGGCGTATCGAGCGCCCATAGGTGATGGTGCGCGTCGATCACCTGCATGGCGTCACGCCATGCCGAGAATCCGTTGCAGGGCCTGCTGGAAATGGACGGCGAGCGCCGCTTCCGCCGCGTCCGCATCGCGGTTCGCGCACGCTTCCAGAATGTCGAGATGCTCGCGGAGCGTCCGCAGCGCCAAGGGTCGCGTCACCAGCCGATCGAGCCGCACGAGCGTCACATAGTTCTTCAGCCGCCGCGCGGTCATTTCGATCAGCGGGTTGCGCAAGGACGAGATCAGCGCGCCATGCAACTGCTCCTCCAGCAATCCCAGCCGATCCTCCTCGGCCGGCCCCAGGTCGTGACGTTCCAGATCGGCGATCAGGCTGCGATGGGCCGCGATCATTTCCGCGATCTCCGCCGCATCGCCCCGCTCGGCGAAGGTCCGCGCGCCCGCCCGTTCGATCAGCGAGCGAAACTGGTAGGTCGACCGCGACAGTTCCAGATCCGCCTTGACGAACTGGATGCAGGATCGGGCATGGATCATGACCAGCCCTTCCGTCTCCAGCGTTCGCAACGCATCGCGCAACGGCTGGATGGTGAGGCCGAGCAATCGCATCAGCTCGTTCTGCGACAATTCGGCGCCGACCGGGATGGTCCTGTCGAACAGCCCTTGAAGGATCGCACGATAGGCCTTTTCGGCCAGCAGCGGCCCCGCGCCCCGCTCGCCGGCGGATTTCTCGCCGCCAGGGGGATCGCTCGCCGACGCTGTGCTGATTTTCGAACGGGGCATAGTCAACCGAAATGGCCTTATCACCAGGATGGTTCAACCGCAAAACCTCATCAGAGAAGGCTGAACCGATGCTCATCGCACCGACCGGATCGGCAGCACGAGACACGCGCCGGCCAGCACGAACGCCCCCGCGATGACGAACAGCAGCGGATAATCGTTGCCGGTCGCGCCCAACAGCGTCGCGGCGAGCACCGGGCTGATGATCTGCGGAACATTGACCGCAGTAGTCAGGATGCCGAGATCCTTGCCGGTGTCGTCGTCGCCTTCGCTGGCCGGCAGCACCTGCGTCATCAAGGCCAGATCGACCGACATGAAGGCGCCGTAACCCAGTCCGATCAGCACGGCATAGGCGAACATGCCGTGGATGTTGGGCTGCACCAACGGGGCGAGAACCGCCAGCCCCATGATGATCCCGGCGACGAAGACCAGCGGCTTGCGGCGCTGCCAGCGATCCGACAGCCATCCGGAGGCGACGCCCGAGATGACCAGCGCCACGAACGTCACCGACGACAAGCGCGCGATGGTGGCGTTCGCGTCGCTCTGGCTGAACCCGATGTGGTCCTGAAGGATGTAGAGCAGATAGGTGACGATCGCCTGATAGCCCATGTAGATCGTGAACCGGCCAAGGAAGGCCCAGGCGAAATCGGGATGCTTGCGCGGGTCGATCCAGAAGGAGCGCAGGAAGGCGCCGAGGTGGAACGACGAGGCCGGCGGCAGCGCCTTGCGCGGTTCCGGGTTCAGCGCCACGAAGAACAGGCAGGCGAGGATGATCGCGCCGCCCAAAAGACCGTAGGCGAGCCGCAGATCATGGGCGAGCAGCCCGCCGTAGATGGCGCCGGCGGAAATCCCGGCCGTCATCGCCGCGCCGACCACGCCCGACACGAAGCCGCGCTCCTCCGCCACAAACCGGTCGGCGATGATGGTGGTGATCGCCGGCTGCATGGAATTGAGGCTGATCGTCGCCACGACCCACAGGGCCGTCACCGCGACGATGCCCGATCCGTAAGGAACCAGGATGATGGCGCAGCCGCCGATCACGGCGCCGATGACGATCCACGGCGTGCGCCGACCGAACCGACTCCGCGTCCGGTCCGAGAAGGCGCCGGCCAAGGGTGTCGCCAGCGTGCTGAAGACGGAGGTGATGGCGAACACCACGCCGAGCGTCTTGGCCTTGGTGTCGGGCGAGATATCCTGGATCTGGTTAGGCAGAAGCACGCCCAGAACGGCGGCGTAGAGGGTCAGCAGAACGAAGAAGACGACGCCCAACGACACGATCAGCCGCCAGTCGCGCCGGCCGGCCGCTGTCTTTTGCGGCGCGAGTGATTTGAGCCCGCTCATGCCGCCACCGCCTCGGACAGGCGGCGGCAGTCCTCCTGCGCCGTCCGGCTCAACCGCAGTCCGTGTCCCGGCGCGTCGCTGCCGAAGATCATGCCGTCGCGGATCGGGAACGTCTCCTCCACCAGATGGTCGAAGTTCTGGAAACTGTATTCCAGCCATCGCACGCCCGGCAGCGCCAGCGCCATGTTGACGCCGATCTCCAGGAAGCTGTTGCCCAAAGTCACCTCGATATTGTGCTCGCTGGCGAGCCAGCCCGCGCGCATGACGTCGCCGATCTGCGCGTGGACGTTCAGCATGTCGCATGCCTGCTGTTCGAGCAGTCGCCGCTTGCCCGACAGGTCGAGATATTCGCCGGCGTTGACCCGGGTGATGCCCGTCTGCCGGATCAGCTTCAGCCCGGCGACATCGTCGCGGGTGACGGGATCCTCGACCCAGTAGATGCGGTGCCCCGCGCGCTCGAATGTCTGCAGCGCGTCGATCGCCTGTCCGACGGTCCACGCCTCGTTGGGATCGACCATCACCGGGCGATCCTGGCCCACCGCCTTGCGCAACAGGTTCAATCGGTGAACGTCGCGATCGAGGTCGGGATGGCCGACCTTGATCTTGAAGCCGCGATAGCCGGCTTCCGCAGCGTTGCCGAACAGTTCGACAAAGGCGTGATCCGACAGGTGGAAGTCCAGCCCGCTCGCATAGACGGGGACGCTGGAGCGTTCGGCGCCCAGCATCCGCCACAGCGGCAGGCCCTGCTGCTGGGCGAACAGATCCCAGACCGCCTGCTGGATGGCCTCCTCGAACGGCAGCGACATGCGGCGCACATTGCCGCCGCGCGATCTCCGCACCGCGAGCGCGAGCGCCGCCGGCTCCTGACCGTCGAGGGCGGGCCATGCCTGTTCGAGGAAGATCCGCTCGATCTCCCGCTCGTCGGGAAGCACGTTGAACAAGGACTGCGCGAAGCCGAGGCCGACATGTCCCGCCGAGTCGATCAGCTCGATCGCGGCCACATGGATTTCGGTCGTATGCACCTGCGAGTCGCCGACCGGCCGATCGCGAGGATAATGAAAACGGGCGATCCGATATGCCGTTATCCTCATTATAATCCATCCCACTTGTTATCTGATATTTCAGATTTGTATTTCAGAGAACTGTTCCGGCTGCAAGTCGATAAATTGGCATTGAATTCGCCCATTTCGCCTATTTTCAAGGCGTCGCCCGGGGCCGGAACGGGCCGCCCTTGGTTTGATAATGATTTGATTAGGCGGAATTGTCTTTAGAATTCAAAGAGACAAGAGCGTTGATATATCAAAAGAGGCAAAGTCACGACTTTTTTGCTTGCATGAAATATCGCGTGGCGGCATCACCGCAGCCAGCGGCGGCGAGAAGACCGATCGCAAAAACAGCGGAGGGAATGAATGAAGACCACCAGGATCATGTGCCTGTGCACCGTGGGTGCGATATCTCTCATGCAGGCGTCGATGGCCTGCGCGCAGGCTGACGCCGCGACGACTACGCCGCCGCCCGCCTCGCCGAGCACCGATGCCACACAGGCCGTCAATGTCGGGGATATCGTCGTCACCGGCTACCGCGCCTCTGCGGCGCGCGCGGTGTCGGTCAAGCGCGAGGCCGCGTCCGTCGTCGAGGCCGTCACCAGCCAGGATCTGGGCCGCTTCAGCGACGTCAACATCGCCGATGTCTTGCAGCGCGTGCCGGGCGTTCAAATTGAACGCAACGACAGCGGCACCGCGGGCGATCGCGCATCCATTCGCGGCCTCGGCCCGGGCTACACGCAAGTCACGATCAACGGCCGCGTTCCGCTGACCGGCGGCAACGAGGGCATCAACTCCCTGCGCCAGGTCAATCTCGACGTGCTGCCGACCGAGGTCATCTCGGGCATGCTGGTGTACAAGACGCCGACCGCCGACCTGGTCGAAAGCGGCATCGCCGGCGAGATCGACGTCCAGACGCTGAAGCCGCTCGACTATCGCGCTCCCGGCGGCGGCGCGTCGTTCGGCAGCCTGACCGTCCGCGCCGACTATGACGACCAGACGGAGAACTTCATCCCGCGGATCAGCGGCGTCATTGGCGCCAAGTTGCTGGACGAAACGCTGGGCGTCTATCTCGCCGGCCTATGGTCTCGCGGCGACACCTCCAGTTCGGAACTGTTCTCGCGCTTCGCCACGCGCGACCTGTCGTTCGACGACAACGCCGACGGCCGCGTCGACCGCGTGGAGCGCGGCGTGCTGGTGCCGTCGCGCATTACGGCCTCGAAAAACGACGGCGAGATCAACCGTCTGGCGTTCAGCAGCGGCCTTCAGTTCAAGCCGAACGACCGGTGGGAAATCAACGTCGAGGGCACCTATTCCAAGTATCTGAACCAGCAGTATCGCCCCACCAACGATCTCCAGTTCAACAGCGCCAACAGCGTCTATGACGGCGTTGCCCTCCCCGGCGGCTACACGGTCCGCGACGGGCGGCTTCTTGCGCTGGATACGTCGAAGCTGGTGTACGCCGGCGGCGTCGGTCCGGGCGTCACGCTGGATCCGCAGCCGCTGAAGCTGTTCAACGACCAGTATGCGACCATCCTCGGCGGCAACGTCAAATATACCGGCGACCGCATCCGTGCGAGCGTCGACTATGGCTACTCCGAAGGCCGCTACGACCAGGATCTGCGGCTGTTCTTCGGCGGCACCAGCGCGCCGAACCGCAACGTCCAGTATGACGGTGTTCCGATGGTGCCGACGATCACGGGCCTGACCAATGTCGTCACCCCTCCGGGCGGCGTCTTCAACGGTTTCTTCGGACGTAAATACTTCAACCGTTCGCATGCCCATGCGCTTCGCGGCGACGTCGCCTACGATCTGACGCCGGATGTCGTGCTGAAGGGCGGCGTGCGATACCAGGACACGACCATCCGGTTGCGCAGCACCTCGCTGTTCGTGCCGGCTCCGGATGCGTCCACCGGCTTCACCACCGCCATTTCGCAGCAGATGCCCAGTGTCGTCTTCAACGGCCAGGGCGCCGATTTCCTGTCGCGCTTCAACTTCGGAGTTCCGATCCCGTTCCTCGATTATCAGGCGGCGGCCAATCTGGTGCCTGCGCTGCGTGATGCGGCGATCGACAAGGAAGACGCATCCTTCGCCGTCACCGCGCATGAAAAGACGACCGCATTGTATGTGCAGGCCGACGGAAACGGCGCGTGGGGCAGCATGCCGGTCAAGGGCAACGTGGGTGTCCGGGCGGTTTACACCGATCTGACCTCGCAGTCGGCGCAGAGCACGACGGTCCTCAACGGACTGAACGCGACGCTTAGCCAGACGCTGACGCCGACCAGCGACACGAATCGCTACTGGGAATTCCTTCCTTCCGCCAACCTCGACCTCAATCCCAGAGAACCGCTGCATGTCCGCCTGGGCGTGTCTCGCGTCATGTCGCGTCCGGAATACGAGGACACGGCGCCGCGCAACGCAGTCAGCTATTACGATCCCAACGATCCGCGCGTCGATCCCAGCCAGCGCGGCTCCGCGACGCTCGGCAATACGAAGCTGAAGCCGCTGACGGCGTGGCAGTTCGATCTGACGCTGGAGTATTACACCAGCGGCGGCGGTGCGCTGTACCTCGGGGGCTTCCACAAGAAGGTCGACGACTTCATCCTGCGCACGGTGACGCTCAACACCACCATTCCGGCTCAGGGTGCGACCCGTCTGGACGTGACCCAGCCGGTCAACGCATCGGATGGCCGGGTCTATGGCGCCGAAGTGGGGTTGAACCAGCCGTTCAGCTTCCTGCCGGCGCCTTGGGACGGGTTCGGCATGGAGGCGAACTACACCTTTATCGACTCGAAGATCACCGTCGACAACGCAGCCTCGACCACCTCCTACGGCTTCCCGGGGGCGTCGAAGCACAACGCCAATGCGGTCGCCTATTACGAGAAGGGACCGTTCGCGGCCCGCGTCGCCTACGCCTATCGGTCGAGCTACTTCCAGGCGCTCGGCGGGGGCAACGATCGCGCCGCGCAGCCGACCTTCACCAAGGGATATGGCCAGCTCAACGCCAGCCTCTCCTATCGTCCGGTCGAAAATCTGGAGCTCAGCATCACGGGCACCAATCTCACCCGTGCGGATCGTCGCGATTACATCGTCGATCCGGACATGTTCCGCTCGTTCATCCAGCGTAGCCGGACGATCGCTTTCGCCGTCCGCGGCTTCTTCTGATCGATCTGATCCTGGCATGTTCCTCGGCATCGATATCGGGACGTCTGGCGTCAAGGCCATCGTCATGGATCCATCCGGGACTGTGCTGGGGGAGGGCGTGGGGGCGCTGACGGTTCAGCGCCCCCGGGCGTTCTGGTCCGAACAGGACCCGGACGCCTGGTGGCGCGCCACCCATGAGGCGGTGCTGGCGATCGACCCGGCGCTGCGGCGGGGTGTCCGCGGCATCGGCCTCGCCGGGCAGATGCACGGCGCCACCCTGCTGGGGGCGGACGACCGTCCGCTGCGTCCGGCCATCCTGTGGAACGACGGGCGCAGCGGGCCGCAATGCGCGGCGCTGGAAGCCCTGGCGCCGGATCTTGCGACGATCACCGGCAACCGGGCGATGCCGGGTTTCACCGCGCCGAAGCTGCTGTGGGTTCGTGACCATGAACCCGACATCTTCTCCGCCGTGCGGACCGTGCTGCTGCCGAAAGACTATGTCCGGCTGAGAATGACCGGCGAAAAGGCGTCCGATCTTTCCGACAGCGCGGGGACGTTGTGGCTGGACGTCGCCCGCCGGCGCTGGAGCGAGACGATCCTCGACGCCTGCGGATTGAACGAAGGCCACATGCCGCGTCTGTTCGAGGGAACGGGCGCGTCCGGGCGTCTGCGGGCCGAGGTCGCGAGCGCCTGGGGTCTGGAGTCCGTCGTGGTCGCGGCGGGGGGCGGCGACAACGCCGCCGGCGCGGTAGGCGTCGGTGTCGTGGGCGACGGCGATGCGTTGCTGTCGCTCGGCACCTCGGGCGTCATCTTCGTCGCCACCGATACGCTACGCGCCAATCCCTCGCGCGGCGTTCACGCCTTCTGTCACGCCTTGCCCGATCTGTGGCACCAGATGTCGGTCCACTTGTCCGCGGCGTCCTGCATCGATTGGGTCGCACGCATCACCGGCGCGAGCGACGCGGCCGAGTTGTTCGCGCGCGCGGAAGCGGCCGGGCCGTGTTGCGGTCCGGAAATCTTTCTTCCCTATCTGTCCGGCGAGCGCACGCCGCACAACGATCCTTCGGTGCGCGGCGCGTTTCTCGGGCTCGATCACGACACGGACGCCGGACGGTTGGCGCAGGCGGTGCTGGAAGGCGTCGCCTTCGCCCTGGCCGACGGACTGAAGGCCCTGACCGAGACGGGGACCCGGATCGAAGCGTTGCGGGTGATCGGCGGCGGCGCGCGATCTCTTTATTGGGGGCGGATCATCGCCGCCACGCTGGAGACGCCGCTCACCTATCTGCACGGCGGGGAGGTCGGTCCGGCCCTGGGCGCCGCGCGATTGGCGCAACTCGCCGTCGACGGGGGGGATCCGGCCGCGATCTGCACGGCGCCCCCTGTGCGTCACGTCATTGAACCGGACGCCGCACTGGTCCGCCGGTTGTCCGACAAGAAGCAGCAGTTCCAAAGCGCCTACGCGCCCGTTTCACAGTATTAGAAAGGCCTCTGACCGTCATGACCACGACCTACTTCGGTGACGTTTCCCCCATCGTGTACAAGGGGCCGGAGAGCGACGACGACCTGGCCTATCGCTGGTACGACAAGGATCGCGTCGTCCTTGGCAAGACCATGGCCGAACATCTGCGTTTCGCGGTCTGCATGTGGCACAACTTCTGCTGGACGGGCAGCGACGTGTTCGGCGCGGGAACCTTCCGTCGCCCCTGGGCGGCGAGCGGCGACGCCGTCGAGGCGGCCGCGGCGAAGCGGCAGGCGGCCTTCGACTTCGTCCGCAAGCTCGACGTTCCCTATTACTGCTTTCACGACGTCGATGTTTCCGCGCCATTCGGGACGGTGGCCGAACACGCCCGCCATTTCGGCGAGGCGGTCGACCATCTGGAAGCGTTGCAGGCCGAGAGCGGCGTCAAGCTGCTTTGGGGCACGGCCAACCTCTTCTCCGACCCGCGATACGCCGCCGGGGCGGCGACCAATCCCGATCCGGAAGTCTTCGCCTGGGGGGCGATGCAGGTCCGCGCCGCGCTGGAGGCGACCCACCGGCTGGGCGGCGCGAACTATGTGCTGTGGGGCGGTCGCGAGGGCTATGAGACCCTGACCAACACCGACATGAAGCGCGAACTGGACAATCTCGGGCGCTTCCTGAGCCTGGTCGTCGACCACAAGCACCGGATCGGCTTCTCCGGCACGATCCTGATCGAGCCGAAGCCGTTCGAGCCGACGAAGCACCAATATGACTTCGACACCGCGACGGTGTACGGCTTCCTCAAGCGCTACGGCCTGGAAAACGAGGTTCGCGTCAACATCGAGGCGAACCACGCGACCCTGGCCAGCCACAGCTTCGAACACGAGATCGCCACCGCCGGGGCGCTGGGCGTCTTCGGCTCGATCGACGCCAACCGCGGCGATTATCAGAACGGCTGGGACACCGACCAATTCCCCAATTCGGTCGAGGAGATGACCCGCGCGATGCTCGAAATCCTCCGCGCGGGCGGCTTCTCCACCGGCGGGTTCAACTTCGACGCCAAGGTGCGCCGTCAGTCGGTCGATGCGGTCGACATGTTCCACGGCCACATCGGCGGGATCGACACCGTCGCCAGGGCGCTGCTGAACGCCGCCGCGATCATCGAGGACGGCCGCATCGATGCGTTCAAACGCGAACGCTACGCCGACTGGGACGGCGAACTCGGCCGCGCGATCCACAGCGACGCGGCCAGCCTGGCCACGATCGCCGACCTGGCGATCGCCCGCGACCTGTCTCCGCAGCCGCGCTCCGGGCGGCAGGAATGGCTGGAGAACCTTCTGAACAGGGTGTGAGATCGACAGGCGCGGGGGAGGCGTCAAACCCGCTCAATAACGACGTTCCGAAAACGACCCGGCGAATGATCGCGCGCCGGACGCGCCCCTTTGGAAGACGGAAGCCGACTATGCGGCCTGGGCAGACCTGCGAGGCTTGGGCTTGAGGACCGTCCAGGCCAGAAGGGCCGCTATGGCGATAAAGGCGCCGTTCATGGCCCAGGCGGCAGGGTCTGCATAGCGGCGCCATAGCGGACGAGATGCGTCAACACGACCAGGCCCAGGGCGCCTGCGGACGCTAGACGCAGGCCCCGCGACAGCCGCGCCGGCTGGACTCAGACGGAAAGGCCCAGGGTCGCGCCCGTGACCAGTCCCCACACAAGCAGAGGTGAGGCCGGAAGAAGCGCTGTGGCGGGCGCGGAGGTCAAGGCCAGGACGACCAGGGCCGAGGCGGCCAAGGCCACCGGCAGGGCCACGCCGGTCAGGCCCCCGACGAAGCCGCCCCAGGCCCGGCGCAGCAGCCGCGCCCCGCCGGATCCCCCCGGCGATGAGGGGGACGGACGCCGTGATCGCCTCGGGGCTCACCAGCGCGCCTGAAGCATCAGCCCCACGATCCTCGGGTCGCCCAGGACGGCCTGGTTTGTCTGGGTGCGGTCGTCGCTCAGATAATGCGCGTCGAAGAGGTTCTTGCCGTAGATGCAAGCGCCCCAAGGGCCGGTCTCGTAGCCGATCTTTCCATTGACCCGTGCGGGCCGGAGGCGCGATTTGGTCGCTCCGACCCGCCCGCTGGGCCTTCAGGGGCGTCGCCTCATTCCAGCGCTTTCATGACCACTGCGGTGTCGGTGTACTGGACAAACCGAACCAGCTTGCCGTCGAGCAGGGTCCACACATGTGCAAACGGTGCGCGAAACGCCTTGCCGGTCTTGAGGTAGCGGCCGCTGTAATGGCCGAGAGCGACGACCCTGTCGCCTTGCGCGACATAGGCGTCGGGTTCCGCCCGATAGCCCTCCCACTCGGTGGCGAGCCGGGCGAACACCCCTTGCACGATTGCGTCGGGGCCTGAGTAGAGGCCGGCGTAGGGATAGCCTTCCGCCTCCGTCCATTGGATGTCCGGGGCCATGTCGGCGAGAACCGCTTCGAGATCCCCCGTGGCGAAGCCGGCGTACAGACGTTGCACGACCGCGGTGTTTCTCTGTGTGTCTGGCATGGGAGTGTCCTTGTGTTGGTCCGCGCGCCGTTGATCGGGGCGACGGAGGTGGTGGATCGGAATCTTCGAAGTTTCAGTCTGGTCGAAGGCGGCGGTGTGGAACGGGGCGGGGTTGTTCGGGCGGGACAGGCGGCGACCCCTCAGAGGGCGGATGCGGTGCGAAGCGGATTTCGAACCGGGCTCCCGATAGGGGAGCGGGCGCATAGCGGACCTCGGCGCCTATACGCTCACAGAGGGTGCGGACGATGAACAGGCCCAGCCCCGCCCCCCCCGGATTTCGCTCGCTTGCGGATGGGGCGCGCCAGAATTTGCGGAAGATGTGGGGGCGGTCCTGCTCACGCACCCCCGGCCCCTGATCCTCGACCGCGAGGACGGTGCGGCCGTGCTCGTCCTGGCAGGACACGACGATCCTGTCGCCGGGGGATGACGCCTGAATCGCGTTGGTCAGCAGATTGTCGAGGATCTGGGCCAGAGCGCCCGGCTCACCCAACGCCAGGATGGGGGAAG includes the following:
- a CDS encoding SDR family oxidoreductase, producing the protein MNRLAGKRALVTGAAQGIGRATADMFLREGAEVIALDVQAEALATLAGCRTKVVDLLDAAAVDALGAEIGTIDVLVNCAGYVDAGDLLSTGERGYRLSFDLNVDAAMRMIRTFLPGMIAAGGGSIVNVASVAGTMIGVPNRFAYCVSKGALGGLTRSVAVDYVGQGIRCNAICPGTVQSPSLDQRLAATGDAEAARAAFISRQPMGRIGSAEEIAALALYLASDESGYVTGSLMAIDGGWTMA
- a CDS encoding amidohydrolase, producing MQVIDAHHHLWALDTPGHQWPTVAEPSIHRDFAMDDLIAAAGDVRLAAGVLVQSQPTDADTDWMLAVAETSPVVGAVVGWVDLASPQAPDRIATLAAAPKLRGLRPMLQSIADTDWLLDPALVPAIEAMRRHGLRFDALAQPRHLPMLARFMDRWPDLPVVIDHAAKPFIAQGLVDPWRAQIAALADRGAWCKLSGLRTEQPAGAPADPLRPYVDHLLACFGDRLMWGSDWPVLRLSGDDFTQWMADADRLAGLHGAARDRLFRGAAAAFYGMKD
- the lldD gene encoding FMN-dependent L-lactate dehydrogenase LldD, encoding MTIIASLDDFRIAARRRLPRFLFDYADGGAFSEITCRRNVDDLHATVLRQRVLQDVASIDLRTTLFGHEQPLPVALGPVGIAGMFRRRGETQAARGAHRHGVPFTLSTVGICGMTELRAAASDGPLWFQLYVIRDRGFMRDLLARAKEAGAQALVFTVDMPTPGIRYRDAHSGMSGPGAGVKRLMQAMGKPGWAWDVGVHGRPHRLGNLEPVLGAASGLNDYMGWLGANFDPGIRWKDLDWLRAEWDGPLVIKGVLDPEDARAAADYGADGIVVSNHGGRQLDGAMSTAAALPRIAAAVGDRLTVLADSGVRSGLDVVRLLALGAKGVLLGRAWLWALAAEGEDGVARMLSILAREMEVVMTLTGVNAVSAIDHRLLAEVSNPFPTKEQP
- a CDS encoding L-rhamnose mutarotase encodes the protein MRTQRVVRIMDLATDAAAIAAYDEAHRAGRTPVAVVEAQHRHGIVEMEIFRAGHRLVMILTLAEDFDAEGLQRIEREHPELIAWQARMAELQRAPFADGEPWPVAHRVFRQSDHLSNKDRI
- a CDS encoding mandelate racemase/muconate lactonizing enzyme family protein — encoded protein: MHTTEIHVAAIELIDSAGHVGLGFAQSLFNVLPDEREIERIFLEQAWPALDGQEPAALALAVRRSRGGNVRRMSLPFEEAIQQAVWDLFAQQQGLPLWRMLGAERSSVPVYASGLDFHLSDHAFVELFGNAAEAGYRGFKIKVGHPDLDRDVHRLNLLRKAVGQDRPVMVDPNEAWTVGQAIDALQTFERAGHRIYWVEDPVTRDDVAGLKLIRQTGITRVNAGEYLDLSGKRRLLEQQACDMLNVHAQIGDVMRAGWLASEHNIEVTLGNSFLEIGVNMALALPGVRWLEYSFQNFDHLVEETFPIRDGMIFGSDAPGHGLRLSRTAQEDCRRLSEAVAA
- a CDS encoding MFS transporter, producing the protein MSGLKSLAPQKTAAGRRDWRLIVSLGVVFFVLLTLYAAVLGVLLPNQIQDISPDTKAKTLGVVFAITSVFSTLATPLAGAFSDRTRSRFGRRTPWIVIGAVIGGCAIILVPYGSGIVAVTALWVVATISLNSMQPAITTIIADRFVAEERGFVSGVVGAAMTAGISAGAIYGGLLAHDLRLAYGLLGGAIILACLFFVALNPEPRKALPPASSFHLGAFLRSFWIDPRKHPDFAWAFLGRFTIYMGYQAIVTYLLYILQDHIGFSQSDANATIARLSSVTFVALVISGVASGWLSDRWQRRKPLVFVAGIIMGLAVLAPLVQPNIHGMFAYAVLIGLGYGAFMSVDLALMTQVLPASEGDDDTGKDLGILTTAVNVPQIISPVLAATLLGATGNDYPLLFVIAGAFVLAGACLVLPIRSVR
- a CDS encoding GntR family transcriptional regulator — its product is MPRSKISTASASDPPGGEKSAGERGAGPLLAEKAYRAILQGLFDRTIPVGAELSQNELMRLLGLTIQPLRDALRTLETEGLVMIHARSCIQFVKADLELSRSTYQFRSLIERAGARTFAERGDAAEIAEMIAAHRSLIADLERHDLGPAEEDRLGLLEEQLHGALISSLRNPLIEMTARRLKNYVTLVRLDRLVTRPLALRTLREHLDILEACANRDADAAEAALAVHFQQALQRILGMA